The following are encoded in a window of Psilocybe cubensis strain MGC-MH-2018 chromosome 4, whole genome shotgun sequence genomic DNA:
- a CDS encoding GMC oxidoreductase family protein Mala s 12 — translation MTATIDQVSEKTFDYIIIGGGTSGLTLATRLSEDPALSILILEAGADNLNDPAILTPAAYGSHFGNPSYDWAFKTEPQANVNGRSVPWPRGKGLGGSSAINFFQYHLANKGDYDAIEKLGNPGWNWELFKKYQLKTETFIEPEVKDQSINYDLAHHGNEGPLTVSHALTLSGLEKPFNDSLVKFGILPAPEPNTGTWLSPLTIHPKNRIRSYAANSYYTLASSRQNLTVLTGAHVVRLESRKDGNLLTATGVTFIYDKQTHLVKVGREVVLSSGAILDPQILELSGIGDKKLLEKHNIEVKLDLPGVGSNIQEHVFFTATHEIREDKKEEVQTFDNLHDPVEREKQIALFQKEGKGLLGLAINIMAFVPLSQLSPDSDTIYTQLKKTVDEGIASGKYSSLQRKQYRLQLEALKRGSPNCEIILVQGAPAIPGLAKPGKKYGAFYLLLNHPFSRGSIHIKSADPIDYPAIDPHYFEEEYDIHLLIELFKFSRRLAKTEPLQSYLLDEVHPGPECQTDEQIADFIKTYLVTTYHTIGSCSLLPLEDGGVVDTKLKVYNTTNIRVVDVSILPLHIGAHLQATAFTIGEIAADIIKGNV, via the exons GAGGAGGAACGTCTGGGCTTACATTGGCGACACGTTTGTCCGAAGACCCCGCATTATCTATCCTCATTCTTGAAGCCGGTGCTGATAACTTGAACGATCCCGCCATAT TAACACCTGCGGCCTACGGTAGCCACTTCGGGAACCCGTCTTACGACTGGGCTTTCAAAACTGAACCTCAAGCAAACGTCAATGGACGCTCTGTTCCTTGGCCTCG CGGCAAAGGCCTTGGTGGAAGTTCTGCTATCAACTTTTTCCAATATCATCTGGCTAACAAAGGAGATTATGACG CTATCGAGAAATTGGGAAACCCTGGATGGAACTGGGAATTgttcaaaaaatatcaacTCAAAACCGAAACCTTCATTGAGCCTGAAGTCAAGGACCAGTCCATAAACTATGACCTCGCTCATCATGGAAATGAAG GTCCATTGACTGTCAGTCATGCCTTAACTCTCTCAGGTCTCGAGAAGCCGTTCAACGAT AGCTTGGTTAAGTTCGGCATTCTACCTGCGCCAGAACCA AATACGGGAACTTGGCTATCACCGCTCACAATCCATcccaaaaatcgaattcGCTCATACGCTGCCAAT TCCTATTACACACTCGCATCATCACGGCAAAATCTCACCGTCCTTACAGGGGCTCACGTCGTGAGACTGGAGTCAAGAAAGGACGGCAACCTCTTAACAGCTACGGGCGTCACCTTTATTTACGATAAACAGACGCATCTAGTCAAAGTTGGGAGGGAGGTGGTTCTATCTTCAGG TGCTATCCTCGATCCGCAA ATACTTGAGTTGTCCGGCATAGGCGACAAGAAGCTGCTTGAGAAACATAACATTGAAGTCAAGCTTGACCTCCCTGGAGTTGGCAGTAACATTCAAGAGCATGTGTTTTTTACAGCTACTCATG AAATCCGCGAAGATAAGAAAGAAGAGGTCCAAACTTTTGACAACCTGCATGATCCggttgaaagagaaaaacaaaTTGCACTTTT CCAAAAAGAAGGGAAGGGCCTTCTCGGCTTAGCCATCAACATCATGGCATTTGTCCCTCTGTCACAGCTAAGCCCCGACTCAGACACTATCTATACCCAGCTCAAGAAAACAGTCGATGAGGGTATCGCCTCTGGAAAATACTCTTCTTTGCAAAGGAAACAATACAGGCTACAGCTCGAAGCCCTGAAGAGAGGATCACCGAATTGTGAAATTATCCTTGTGCAAGGCGCACCGGCCATTCCGG GCCTAGCCAAACCTGGAAAGAAATACGGTGCCTTTTACCTTTTACTGAACCACCCATTCTCTCGCGGGAGTATT CACATCAAGTCCGCCGATCCTATTGATTATCCTGCTATCGACCCTCACTACTTCGAGGAAGAATACGACATCCACTTACTTATTGAGCTTTTCAAGTTCAGTCGTCGTCTCGCCAAAACCGAGCCTTTACAGAGTTATCTTCTAG ATGAGGTGCATCCTGGGCCCGAGTGTCAAACTGACGAGCAAATCGCCG ATTTTATCAAGACCTATTTGGTCACTACATATC ACACCATTGGCTCCTGTTCCTTGCTTCCTCTGGAAGATGGCGGAGTTGTCGACACGAAACTCAAA GTGTATAACACCACCAACATCCGCGTTGTCGATGTTTCGATTCTTCCGCTGCATATAGGCGCACACCTCCAAG CTACGGCATTCACTATCGGTGAAATTG CGGCCGACATTATCAAAGGAAATGTTTAA